The Rhodoflexus caldus region GGGTATGACGGCTAACGTTGAAATTATCACCGACCGTAAAAACGGCGTACTTGCCGTACCGCTTGCATCGGTAACAACGCGTGCCGACAAAAAAGAAGCAGGTACAAGCACCACTGCATCGGCCAACGACCCGAATACACCGCAAGCAAGCCGCGACACCAAAAAATCAACTATCAAAGAGGCCATCCGCGAAGTTGTATTTGTCAATGCAGATGGCAAAGCCAAAATGGTGGAGGTAAAAACGGGCATCAGCGATTTTGAGAATATAGAAATCGTATCGGGATTGAAAGAAGGCGATGAGATTGTGTCCGGGCCTTTCCTTGCCGTTTCTAAAACGCTGAAAGACGGCGATGCCATTACGCAGGCAAAAGAAGACAGCAAAAAAGACAAAAAGCAATAATATGTGGCAGTCTGAACTTGTTTTAAAAGCACTTACGCTGGCAGGTGAAGCCCATGCGAACCAAACCATACAAGGCTTGGAAAGACCCTATTTGGAACATGTAACAGGTGTAACAATGGAGGCACTCCGTGCCGCACTCACAGACAGCAGTTTAGATTATGACCTGCTGATTTGCTGCGGATTGCTGCACGATGTGGTAGAAGACACCTCCGTTTCGCTGGAAATCATTGAAGAGCAGTTTGGCCGTCGGATAGCTATGGGAGTTTCTGCCCTGACCAAAAACGAGGCTTTGCCCAAAGAACAACAAATGCCCGACAGCCTAAGCCGCATTTTGGCACTGAAACAGCCTGAAATCAACATTCTGAAAATGGCCGACCGCTGCAACAATTTGCGCCAGCCTCCCCCGCAATGGAATGCACAACAAATCAAATCCTACTACGAAGAAGCTATCTATATTTTGGAAACCCTGCGCGGCGTTAATCAGGCCATAGAAAACCGTCTGGCAGAGCGTATTGAAAATTACCGCCGCTATTGGCAATAGCAAATTTCAGCTTTGTTGATAACTGCAACCATCGCAAAATAAAAATCCTATCGGGCAGCAATACCTGACAGGATTTTTTGTAAATCAAATCAAGCGACTATCGCAACAAGAACTCAAAGCTGAGCGGCCAGCGGCGATAGGTATTAGGGCGTTCAGCATTGACTTGGCTCCAGCGACGGCCGCGGCCCACATATTCGTAACGCGCTATACGCGATATAGGAAACTCGGTTGGGTTGTCGGCTACGGTGCGTGCTTGTGCATCGGGCACACCCCAACTGCGCACTACGTTGAACACCGTAGTAGCACGGTCTGCCTGACCCAATTCGGCAAGCATCAGTGCCACTTCCTGCCAAGTAATCAGCGGATACAATACAACCGGTGTGATAGCACCCGGGCCGGGAGGAACAGGGTAGAAGTAGTTAATCCGTGTTTCAATAGCCAAGGCAGGGTCAAACCAATTGACAGGGGCTCCTCTGCGATTGACATCCCCCGGAATACGGTTGGCAACAAAGCTGTCGCTGTAATCATTCACACGGAAAGAGATGTAGTTCACCGCAGGCGGATACAATCCGGGGCCTGTGAGCGCATTGATGACGCGGTAGCCTGCCTGAGTAGCAGCATCGGCGGCCGTATAACCGTTTTGCAGAAAAGCTGCGGCTTGGTTGCGTGTGCCTGTATCAAAATGCAACATGCCAATCAGCGAATCGCACAGTTTTTCGCCCGAGCGGTTAGTATTCACCAACAAGCCTGTGGTAACAGGTGAGCCCCCTACCGAAGGGTCGGCCGCTGTATTGGCGCTGTATGCCTGAAATTGCTGTTTAGCAGCCTGCAAAGCAGCAATGGCACGGGTTTTGGCCTCTTCGGGCGAAAGCAAATTGCCTGTTCCGGGCTCCGGTGTTTGCTCATAGAACTTGGCGAAATCCAGATACATTAAGCCCTCTATCACTTTTGCGTTAGCTGT contains the following coding sequences:
- a CDS encoding HD domain-containing protein produces the protein MWQSELVLKALTLAGEAHANQTIQGLERPYLEHVTGVTMEALRAALTDSSLDYDLLICCGLLHDVVEDTSVSLEIIEEQFGRRIAMGVSALTKNEALPKEQQMPDSLSRILALKQPEINILKMADRCNNLRQPPPQWNAQQIKSYYEEAIYILETLRGVNQAIENRLAERIENYRRYWQ